In Prunus dulcis chromosome 2, ALMONDv2, whole genome shotgun sequence, a single genomic region encodes these proteins:
- the LOC117617286 gene encoding pentatricopeptide repeat-containing protein At1g76280-like isoform X4 yields MINAGHEVSWHSAESITRSMQMQIVDALRLGERGQASNLLLNLGHGNDSLRADDFIDILNYCAKSPDPLFVMETWRIMDEKEISLNNICSLLMVQSLCKGGYLEEAFKLINFLGEIPGIYPVLPIYNSFLRACAKMQSIKNANQCLDLMERQMVGKNEVTYSELLKLAVWQQNLPAAHEIWKDYIKCYSLSIIPLRKFIWSFTRLGDLKSAYEKLQYMVALAIRGNTYVNRTSEGKLYSSRLDIPIPSICELDLKKLDLEENKHSIPSIYCENLDDHAVNADQCTTFGLGVGEVENVRMDMLDIHISQPVMKILRWSFSDVIHACARLRNGGLAEQLILQMQKFGLQPSSHTYDGFVRAVTSERGFSSGMEILRIMQQRNLKPYDSTLANLSIGCSKVLELDFAEALLVQISECSYPHPFNAFLAACDTVDQPERAVQMLAKMKQLKVVPDIRTYELLFSLFGNVNAPYEEGNMLSQVDAAKRINAIELDMARYGIQHSYLSMKNLLKALGAEGMIRELIQYLDVAENIFCRNNIYLGTPIYNTVLHSLVEAKENQMAIKIFKNMKSFGFPADAATYHIMIDCCSILGCYRSACALVSMMLRDGFYPLTVTYTILIKILLEDDDIEEALNLLDQASSERNELDTLLFNTILEKACEKEVIEVVEFVVEWMHQEKVQPDPATCHFVFSAYANSGFHSTAMEALQALSMRMICEEDGSFPEKAEFEDDFIFAEDLEAESRIVQLFKDSEENLAVALLNLRWCAVLGLFEKIRGCPFIFFGSLRYFVSYCFVYLKGEIVLQFSEQDQLCLGGGGSIFCC; encoded by the exons ATGATAAATGCAGGTCATGAAGTTTCGTGGCACAGCGCAGAATCAATTACCAGGTCCATGCAGATGCAAATTGTTGATGCACTACGCTTGGGTGAGAGAGGCCAAGCTTCCAATCTGCTTTTGAATCTTGGCCATGGGAATGATTCATTAAGAGCTGATGATTTCATCGATATTCTTAATTACTGTGCTAAGTCACCTGATCCATTG TTTGTAATGGAGACTTGGAGAATAATGGATGAAAAAGAGATTAGCCTGAATAACATATGCTCTTTGCTTATGGTGCAATCTCTATGTAAAGGAGGATATTTGGAGGAG GCATTTAAGTTGATAAATTTCCTTGGAGAAATTCCTGGCATCTATCCGGTTCTACCTATCTACAACAGTTTCTTAAGGGCTTGTGCCAAAATGCAGAGTATAAAAAATGCCAATCAGTGTTTGGACTTGATGGAGCGTCAAATGGTGGGGAAGAATGAAGTTACATATTCAGAGCTTCTCAAG CTTGCAGTTTGGCAGCAAAACCTGCCTGCGGCCCATGAAATTTGGAAGGATTATATCAAATGCTACAGTCTGAGCATTATTCCTCTACGGAAGTTTATTTGGTCTTTTACTAGACTGGGAGATTTAAAATCTGCATATGAGAAGTTGCAATATATGGTGGCTTTAGCCATCAGGGGAAACACTTATGTTAATAGAACTTCTGAAGGAAAGTTGTATTCGTCAAGATTAGACATTCCTATACCTTCAATCTGTGAATTAGACTTGAAGAAACTTGATTTGGAGGAGAATAAACATTCCATTCCTTCCATATACTGTGAAAATTTGGATGACCATGCTGTTAATGCAGATCAGTGCACTACTTTTGGCTTGGGAGTTGGAGAAGTTGAAAATGTTCGAATGGATATGCTTGATATACATATAAGCCAGCCtgttatgaaaattttgagatgGTCGTTCAGTGATGTTATTCATGCTTGTGCACGATTAAGAAATGGTGGCTTGGCAGAACAGTTGATCCTACAA atgcaaaaatttgggttgCAACCGTCAAGCCATACATATGATGGCTTTGTCAGAGCAGTTACTTCTGAGCGAGGTTTCAGTAGCGGAATGGAAATT TTAAGAATTATGCAGCAGAGAAATTTGAAGCCGTATGATTCTACTCTGGCAAACCTTTCTATAGGTTGCAGCAAAGTGCTAGAATTGGATTTCGCTGAGGCTCTGCTGGTTCAAATATCTGAATGTTCATATCCACATCCTTTCAATGCTTTTCTTGCAGCATGTGACACAGTG GATCAACCTGAACGAGCAGTGCAGATGTTGGCTAAAATGAAACAATTAAAAGTTGTGCCTGATATTAGGACATACGAGCTGCTGTTTTCGTTATTTGGTAACGTGAATGCCCCATACGAAGAGGGCAACATGTTGTCACAGGTGGATGCTGCTAAACGCATTAATGCTATAGAACTGGATATGGCGAGATATGGTATTCAGCACAGTTATTTATCAATGAAGAACTTG ttGAAAGCGCTTGGAGCAGAGGGGATGATAAGAGAGCTGATCCAGTATTTGGACGTTGCAGAGAATATATTTTGTCGTAATAACATTTATCTGGGAACACCTATTTATAATACGGTGCTGCATTCACTTGTTGAGGCTAAGGAA AATCAAATGGcaattaagatatttaaaaatatgaagtcATTTGGTTTCCCGGCAGATGCTGCGACTTATCATATAATGATTGATTGTTGTAGCATTCTAGGATGTTACAGATCTGCTTGCGCATTGGTCTCCATGATGTTGCGAGATGGCTTTTATCCACTAACAGTGACTTACACCATTCTCATAAAG ATTCTGTTGGAAGATGATGACATTGAGGAAGCATTGAATCTTTTGGATCAAGCCAGTTCAGAACGCAATGAACTTGATACCTTGCTATTTAATACCATTCTTGAAAAAGCCTGTGAAAAG GAAGTGATTGAGGTAGTTGAATTTGTCGTTGAGTGGATGCACCAAGAAAAAGTCCAGCCGGATCCAGCGACCTgccattttgttttctctgcATATGCCAACAGTGGTTTTCACAGCACTGCCATGGAAGCACTGCAGGCTTTGAGCATGCGCATGATATGTGAAGAAGATGGCAGCTTTCCAGAAAAGGCAGAATTTGAGGATGACTTCATCTTTGCTGAAGACTTGGAAGCTGAATCACGAATAGTACAGCTTTTTAAAGATTCTGAAGAGAATCTTGCTGTTGCCCTTTTGAATCTAAGATGGTGCGCCGTGCTTGGCT TATTTGAGAAAATTAGGGGATGcccttttatcttttttggtTCATTACGTTATTTTGTAAGCTACTGCTTTGTATATTTAAAAGGTGAAATCGTGCTGCAGTTCTCGGAACAAGATCAACTGTGCCTAGGAGGAGGCGGCAGCATATTTTGTTGTTAA
- the LOC117617286 gene encoding pentatricopeptide repeat-containing protein At1g76280-like isoform X5: protein MHRPLARVALRSIADSLFKSQPQYHGQRIGPDRLEYSRTLTTSNCHEVSWHSAESITRSMQMQIVDALRLGERGQASNLLLNLGHGNDSLRADDFIDILNYCAKSPDPLFVMETWRIMDEKEISLNNICSLLMVQSLCKGGYLEEFFQLAVWQQNLPAAHEIWKDYIKCYSLSIIPLRKFIWSFTRLGDLKSAYEKLQYMVALAIRGNTYVNRTSEGKLYSSRLDIPIPSICELDLKKLDLEENKHSIPSIYCENLDDHAVNADQCTTFGLGVGEVENVRMDMLDIHISQPVMKILRWSFSDVIHACARLRNGGLAEQLILQMQKFGLQPSSHTYDGFVRAVTSERGFSSGMEILRIMQQRNLKPYDSTLANLSIGCSKVLELDFAEALLVQISECSYPHPFNAFLAACDTVDQPERAVQMLAKMKQLKVVPDIRTYELLFSLFGNVNAPYEEGNMLSQVDAAKRINAIELDMARYGIQHSYLSMKNLLKALGAEGMIRELIQYLDVAENIFCRNNIYLGTPIYNTVLHSLVEAKENQMAIKIFKNMKSFGFPADAATYHIMIDCCSILGCYRSACALVSMMLRDGFYPLTVTYTILIKILLEDDDIEEALNLLDQASSERNELDTLLFNTILEKACEKEVIEVVEFVVEWMHQEKVQPDPATCHFVFSAYANSGFHSTAMEALQALSMRMICEEDGSFPEKAEFEDDFIFAEDLEAESRIVQLFKDSEENLAVALLNLRWCAVLGLFEKIRGCPFIFFGSLRYFVSYCFVYLKGEIVLQFSEQDQLCLGGGGSIFCC, encoded by the exons ATGCACAGACCTCT aGCGAGGGTTGCATTGCGGTCAATTGCAGATTCGCTTTTTAAGTCACAACCACAATACCAT GGACAAAGAATTGGTCCCGACAGATTGGAGTATTCTCGAACTCTTACAACCTCAAATT GTCATGAAGTTTCGTGGCACAGCGCAGAATCAATTACCAGGTCCATGCAGATGCAAATTGTTGATGCACTACGCTTGGGTGAGAGAGGCCAAGCTTCCAATCTGCTTTTGAATCTTGGCCATGGGAATGATTCATTAAGAGCTGATGATTTCATCGATATTCTTAATTACTGTGCTAAGTCACCTGATCCATTG TTTGTAATGGAGACTTGGAGAATAATGGATGAAAAAGAGATTAGCCTGAATAACATATGCTCTTTGCTTATGGTGCAATCTCTATGTAAAGGAGGATATTTGGAGGAG TTCTTTCAGCTTGCAGTTTGGCAGCAAAACCTGCCTGCGGCCCATGAAATTTGGAAGGATTATATCAAATGCTACAGTCTGAGCATTATTCCTCTACGGAAGTTTATTTGGTCTTTTACTAGACTGGGAGATTTAAAATCTGCATATGAGAAGTTGCAATATATGGTGGCTTTAGCCATCAGGGGAAACACTTATGTTAATAGAACTTCTGAAGGAAAGTTGTATTCGTCAAGATTAGACATTCCTATACCTTCAATCTGTGAATTAGACTTGAAGAAACTTGATTTGGAGGAGAATAAACATTCCATTCCTTCCATATACTGTGAAAATTTGGATGACCATGCTGTTAATGCAGATCAGTGCACTACTTTTGGCTTGGGAGTTGGAGAAGTTGAAAATGTTCGAATGGATATGCTTGATATACATATAAGCCAGCCtgttatgaaaattttgagatgGTCGTTCAGTGATGTTATTCATGCTTGTGCACGATTAAGAAATGGTGGCTTGGCAGAACAGTTGATCCTACAA atgcaaaaatttgggttgCAACCGTCAAGCCATACATATGATGGCTTTGTCAGAGCAGTTACTTCTGAGCGAGGTTTCAGTAGCGGAATGGAAATT TTAAGAATTATGCAGCAGAGAAATTTGAAGCCGTATGATTCTACTCTGGCAAACCTTTCTATAGGTTGCAGCAAAGTGCTAGAATTGGATTTCGCTGAGGCTCTGCTGGTTCAAATATCTGAATGTTCATATCCACATCCTTTCAATGCTTTTCTTGCAGCATGTGACACAGTG GATCAACCTGAACGAGCAGTGCAGATGTTGGCTAAAATGAAACAATTAAAAGTTGTGCCTGATATTAGGACATACGAGCTGCTGTTTTCGTTATTTGGTAACGTGAATGCCCCATACGAAGAGGGCAACATGTTGTCACAGGTGGATGCTGCTAAACGCATTAATGCTATAGAACTGGATATGGCGAGATATGGTATTCAGCACAGTTATTTATCAATGAAGAACTTG ttGAAAGCGCTTGGAGCAGAGGGGATGATAAGAGAGCTGATCCAGTATTTGGACGTTGCAGAGAATATATTTTGTCGTAATAACATTTATCTGGGAACACCTATTTATAATACGGTGCTGCATTCACTTGTTGAGGCTAAGGAA AATCAAATGGcaattaagatatttaaaaatatgaagtcATTTGGTTTCCCGGCAGATGCTGCGACTTATCATATAATGATTGATTGTTGTAGCATTCTAGGATGTTACAGATCTGCTTGCGCATTGGTCTCCATGATGTTGCGAGATGGCTTTTATCCACTAACAGTGACTTACACCATTCTCATAAAG ATTCTGTTGGAAGATGATGACATTGAGGAAGCATTGAATCTTTTGGATCAAGCCAGTTCAGAACGCAATGAACTTGATACCTTGCTATTTAATACCATTCTTGAAAAAGCCTGTGAAAAG GAAGTGATTGAGGTAGTTGAATTTGTCGTTGAGTGGATGCACCAAGAAAAAGTCCAGCCGGATCCAGCGACCTgccattttgttttctctgcATATGCCAACAGTGGTTTTCACAGCACTGCCATGGAAGCACTGCAGGCTTTGAGCATGCGCATGATATGTGAAGAAGATGGCAGCTTTCCAGAAAAGGCAGAATTTGAGGATGACTTCATCTTTGCTGAAGACTTGGAAGCTGAATCACGAATAGTACAGCTTTTTAAAGATTCTGAAGAGAATCTTGCTGTTGCCCTTTTGAATCTAAGATGGTGCGCCGTGCTTGGCT TATTTGAGAAAATTAGGGGATGcccttttatcttttttggtTCATTACGTTATTTTGTAAGCTACTGCTTTGTATATTTAAAAGGTGAAATCGTGCTGCAGTTCTCGGAACAAGATCAACTGTGCCTAGGAGGAGGCGGCAGCATATTTTGTTGTTAA
- the LOC117617286 gene encoding pentatricopeptide repeat-containing protein At1g76280-like isoform X1 — MHRPLARVALRSIADSLFKSQPQYHGQRIGPDRLEYSRTLTTSNCHEVSWHSAESITRSMQMQIVDALRLGERGQASNLLLNLGHGNDSLRADDFIDILNYCAKSPDPLFVMETWRIMDEKEISLNNICSLLMVQSLCKGGYLEEAFKLINFLGEIPGIYPVLPIYNSFLRACAKMQSIKNANQCLDLMERQMVGKNEVTYSELLKLAVWQQNLPAAHEIWKDYIKCYSLSIIPLRKFIWSFTRLGDLKSAYEKLQYMVALAIRGNTYVNRTSEGKLYSSRLDIPIPSICELDLKKLDLEENKHSIPSIYCENLDDHAVNADQCTTFGLGVGEVENVRMDMLDIHISQPVMKILRWSFSDVIHACARLRNGGLAEQLILQMQKFGLQPSSHTYDGFVRAVTSERGFSSGMEILRIMQQRNLKPYDSTLANLSIGCSKVLELDFAEALLVQISECSYPHPFNAFLAACDTVDQPERAVQMLAKMKQLKVVPDIRTYELLFSLFGNVNAPYEEGNMLSQVDAAKRINAIELDMARYGIQHSYLSMKNLLKALGAEGMIRELIQYLDVAENIFCRNNIYLGTPIYNTVLHSLVEAKENQMAIKIFKNMKSFGFPADAATYHIMIDCCSILGCYRSACALVSMMLRDGFYPLTVTYTILIKILLEDDDIEEALNLLDQASSERNELDTLLFNTILEKACEKEVIEVVEFVVEWMHQEKVQPDPATCHFVFSAYANSGFHSTAMEALQALSMRMICEEDGSFPEKAEFEDDFIFAEDLEAESRIVQLFKDSEENLAVALLNLRWCAVLGLFEKIRGCPFIFFGSLRYFVSYCFVYLKGEIVLQFSEQDQLCLGGGGSIFCC; from the exons ATGCACAGACCTCT aGCGAGGGTTGCATTGCGGTCAATTGCAGATTCGCTTTTTAAGTCACAACCACAATACCAT GGACAAAGAATTGGTCCCGACAGATTGGAGTATTCTCGAACTCTTACAACCTCAAATT GTCATGAAGTTTCGTGGCACAGCGCAGAATCAATTACCAGGTCCATGCAGATGCAAATTGTTGATGCACTACGCTTGGGTGAGAGAGGCCAAGCTTCCAATCTGCTTTTGAATCTTGGCCATGGGAATGATTCATTAAGAGCTGATGATTTCATCGATATTCTTAATTACTGTGCTAAGTCACCTGATCCATTG TTTGTAATGGAGACTTGGAGAATAATGGATGAAAAAGAGATTAGCCTGAATAACATATGCTCTTTGCTTATGGTGCAATCTCTATGTAAAGGAGGATATTTGGAGGAG GCATTTAAGTTGATAAATTTCCTTGGAGAAATTCCTGGCATCTATCCGGTTCTACCTATCTACAACAGTTTCTTAAGGGCTTGTGCCAAAATGCAGAGTATAAAAAATGCCAATCAGTGTTTGGACTTGATGGAGCGTCAAATGGTGGGGAAGAATGAAGTTACATATTCAGAGCTTCTCAAG CTTGCAGTTTGGCAGCAAAACCTGCCTGCGGCCCATGAAATTTGGAAGGATTATATCAAATGCTACAGTCTGAGCATTATTCCTCTACGGAAGTTTATTTGGTCTTTTACTAGACTGGGAGATTTAAAATCTGCATATGAGAAGTTGCAATATATGGTGGCTTTAGCCATCAGGGGAAACACTTATGTTAATAGAACTTCTGAAGGAAAGTTGTATTCGTCAAGATTAGACATTCCTATACCTTCAATCTGTGAATTAGACTTGAAGAAACTTGATTTGGAGGAGAATAAACATTCCATTCCTTCCATATACTGTGAAAATTTGGATGACCATGCTGTTAATGCAGATCAGTGCACTACTTTTGGCTTGGGAGTTGGAGAAGTTGAAAATGTTCGAATGGATATGCTTGATATACATATAAGCCAGCCtgttatgaaaattttgagatgGTCGTTCAGTGATGTTATTCATGCTTGTGCACGATTAAGAAATGGTGGCTTGGCAGAACAGTTGATCCTACAA atgcaaaaatttgggttgCAACCGTCAAGCCATACATATGATGGCTTTGTCAGAGCAGTTACTTCTGAGCGAGGTTTCAGTAGCGGAATGGAAATT TTAAGAATTATGCAGCAGAGAAATTTGAAGCCGTATGATTCTACTCTGGCAAACCTTTCTATAGGTTGCAGCAAAGTGCTAGAATTGGATTTCGCTGAGGCTCTGCTGGTTCAAATATCTGAATGTTCATATCCACATCCTTTCAATGCTTTTCTTGCAGCATGTGACACAGTG GATCAACCTGAACGAGCAGTGCAGATGTTGGCTAAAATGAAACAATTAAAAGTTGTGCCTGATATTAGGACATACGAGCTGCTGTTTTCGTTATTTGGTAACGTGAATGCCCCATACGAAGAGGGCAACATGTTGTCACAGGTGGATGCTGCTAAACGCATTAATGCTATAGAACTGGATATGGCGAGATATGGTATTCAGCACAGTTATTTATCAATGAAGAACTTG ttGAAAGCGCTTGGAGCAGAGGGGATGATAAGAGAGCTGATCCAGTATTTGGACGTTGCAGAGAATATATTTTGTCGTAATAACATTTATCTGGGAACACCTATTTATAATACGGTGCTGCATTCACTTGTTGAGGCTAAGGAA AATCAAATGGcaattaagatatttaaaaatatgaagtcATTTGGTTTCCCGGCAGATGCTGCGACTTATCATATAATGATTGATTGTTGTAGCATTCTAGGATGTTACAGATCTGCTTGCGCATTGGTCTCCATGATGTTGCGAGATGGCTTTTATCCACTAACAGTGACTTACACCATTCTCATAAAG ATTCTGTTGGAAGATGATGACATTGAGGAAGCATTGAATCTTTTGGATCAAGCCAGTTCAGAACGCAATGAACTTGATACCTTGCTATTTAATACCATTCTTGAAAAAGCCTGTGAAAAG GAAGTGATTGAGGTAGTTGAATTTGTCGTTGAGTGGATGCACCAAGAAAAAGTCCAGCCGGATCCAGCGACCTgccattttgttttctctgcATATGCCAACAGTGGTTTTCACAGCACTGCCATGGAAGCACTGCAGGCTTTGAGCATGCGCATGATATGTGAAGAAGATGGCAGCTTTCCAGAAAAGGCAGAATTTGAGGATGACTTCATCTTTGCTGAAGACTTGGAAGCTGAATCACGAATAGTACAGCTTTTTAAAGATTCTGAAGAGAATCTTGCTGTTGCCCTTTTGAATCTAAGATGGTGCGCCGTGCTTGGCT TATTTGAGAAAATTAGGGGATGcccttttatcttttttggtTCATTACGTTATTTTGTAAGCTACTGCTTTGTATATTTAAAAGGTGAAATCGTGCTGCAGTTCTCGGAACAAGATCAACTGTGCCTAGGAGGAGGCGGCAGCATATTTTGTTGTTAA
- the LOC117617286 gene encoding pentatricopeptide repeat-containing protein At1g76280-like isoform X2: MHRPLARVALRSIADSLFKSQPQYHGQRIGPDRLEYSRTLTTSNCHEVSWHSAESITRSMQMQIVDALRLGERGQASNLLLNLGHGNDSLRADDFIDILNYCAKSPDPLFVMETWRIMDEKEISLNNICSLLMVQSLCKGGYLEEAFKLINFLGEIPGIYPVLPIYNSFLRACAKMQSIKNANQCLDLMERQMVGKNEVTYSELLKLAVWQQNLPAAHEIWKDYIKCYSLSIIPLRKFIWSFTRLGDLKSAYEKLQYMVALAIRGNTYVNRTSEGKLYSSRLDIPIPSICELDLKKLDLEENKHSIPSIYCENLDDHAVNADQCTTFGLGVGEVENVRMDMLDIHISQPVMKILRWSFSDVIHACARLRNGGLAEQLILQMQKFGLQPSSHTYDGFVRAVTSERGFSSGMEILRIMQQRNLKPYDSTLANLSIGCSKVLELDFAEALLVQISECSYPHPFNAFLAACDTVDQPERAVQMLAKMKQLKVVPDIRTYELLFSLFGNVNAPYEEGNMLSQVDAAKRINAIELDMARYGIQHSYLSMKNLLKALGAEGMIRELIQYLDVAENIFCRNNIYLGTPIYNTVLHSLVEAKENQMAIKIFKNMKSFGFPADAATYHIMIDCCSILGCYRSACALVSMMLRDGFYPLTVTYTILIKILLEDDDIEEALNLLDQASSERNELDTLLFNTILEKACEKEVIEVVEFVVEWMHQEKVQPDPATCHFVFSAYANSGFHSTAMEALQALSMRMICEEDGSFPEKAEFEDDFIFAEDLEAESRIVQLFKDSEENLAVALLNLRWCAVLGFPISWSPNQSPWARRLSSREGEKGAAGKFFKYSLPIHI; encoded by the exons ATGCACAGACCTCT aGCGAGGGTTGCATTGCGGTCAATTGCAGATTCGCTTTTTAAGTCACAACCACAATACCAT GGACAAAGAATTGGTCCCGACAGATTGGAGTATTCTCGAACTCTTACAACCTCAAATT GTCATGAAGTTTCGTGGCACAGCGCAGAATCAATTACCAGGTCCATGCAGATGCAAATTGTTGATGCACTACGCTTGGGTGAGAGAGGCCAAGCTTCCAATCTGCTTTTGAATCTTGGCCATGGGAATGATTCATTAAGAGCTGATGATTTCATCGATATTCTTAATTACTGTGCTAAGTCACCTGATCCATTG TTTGTAATGGAGACTTGGAGAATAATGGATGAAAAAGAGATTAGCCTGAATAACATATGCTCTTTGCTTATGGTGCAATCTCTATGTAAAGGAGGATATTTGGAGGAG GCATTTAAGTTGATAAATTTCCTTGGAGAAATTCCTGGCATCTATCCGGTTCTACCTATCTACAACAGTTTCTTAAGGGCTTGTGCCAAAATGCAGAGTATAAAAAATGCCAATCAGTGTTTGGACTTGATGGAGCGTCAAATGGTGGGGAAGAATGAAGTTACATATTCAGAGCTTCTCAAG CTTGCAGTTTGGCAGCAAAACCTGCCTGCGGCCCATGAAATTTGGAAGGATTATATCAAATGCTACAGTCTGAGCATTATTCCTCTACGGAAGTTTATTTGGTCTTTTACTAGACTGGGAGATTTAAAATCTGCATATGAGAAGTTGCAATATATGGTGGCTTTAGCCATCAGGGGAAACACTTATGTTAATAGAACTTCTGAAGGAAAGTTGTATTCGTCAAGATTAGACATTCCTATACCTTCAATCTGTGAATTAGACTTGAAGAAACTTGATTTGGAGGAGAATAAACATTCCATTCCTTCCATATACTGTGAAAATTTGGATGACCATGCTGTTAATGCAGATCAGTGCACTACTTTTGGCTTGGGAGTTGGAGAAGTTGAAAATGTTCGAATGGATATGCTTGATATACATATAAGCCAGCCtgttatgaaaattttgagatgGTCGTTCAGTGATGTTATTCATGCTTGTGCACGATTAAGAAATGGTGGCTTGGCAGAACAGTTGATCCTACAA atgcaaaaatttgggttgCAACCGTCAAGCCATACATATGATGGCTTTGTCAGAGCAGTTACTTCTGAGCGAGGTTTCAGTAGCGGAATGGAAATT TTAAGAATTATGCAGCAGAGAAATTTGAAGCCGTATGATTCTACTCTGGCAAACCTTTCTATAGGTTGCAGCAAAGTGCTAGAATTGGATTTCGCTGAGGCTCTGCTGGTTCAAATATCTGAATGTTCATATCCACATCCTTTCAATGCTTTTCTTGCAGCATGTGACACAGTG GATCAACCTGAACGAGCAGTGCAGATGTTGGCTAAAATGAAACAATTAAAAGTTGTGCCTGATATTAGGACATACGAGCTGCTGTTTTCGTTATTTGGTAACGTGAATGCCCCATACGAAGAGGGCAACATGTTGTCACAGGTGGATGCTGCTAAACGCATTAATGCTATAGAACTGGATATGGCGAGATATGGTATTCAGCACAGTTATTTATCAATGAAGAACTTG ttGAAAGCGCTTGGAGCAGAGGGGATGATAAGAGAGCTGATCCAGTATTTGGACGTTGCAGAGAATATATTTTGTCGTAATAACATTTATCTGGGAACACCTATTTATAATACGGTGCTGCATTCACTTGTTGAGGCTAAGGAA AATCAAATGGcaattaagatatttaaaaatatgaagtcATTTGGTTTCCCGGCAGATGCTGCGACTTATCATATAATGATTGATTGTTGTAGCATTCTAGGATGTTACAGATCTGCTTGCGCATTGGTCTCCATGATGTTGCGAGATGGCTTTTATCCACTAACAGTGACTTACACCATTCTCATAAAG ATTCTGTTGGAAGATGATGACATTGAGGAAGCATTGAATCTTTTGGATCAAGCCAGTTCAGAACGCAATGAACTTGATACCTTGCTATTTAATACCATTCTTGAAAAAGCCTGTGAAAAG GAAGTGATTGAGGTAGTTGAATTTGTCGTTGAGTGGATGCACCAAGAAAAAGTCCAGCCGGATCCAGCGACCTgccattttgttttctctgcATATGCCAACAGTGGTTTTCACAGCACTGCCATGGAAGCACTGCAGGCTTTGAGCATGCGCATGATATGTGAAGAAGATGGCAGCTTTCCAGAAAAGGCAGAATTTGAGGATGACTTCATCTTTGCTGAAGACTTGGAAGCTGAATCACGAATAGTACAGCTTTTTAAAGATTCTGAAGAGAATCTTGCTGTTGCCCTTTTGAATCTAAGATGGTGCGCCGTGCTTGGCTTCCCAATTTCATGGTCACCTAATCAAAGCCCGTGGGCCAGAAGACTGTC ATCTagggagggagagaagggTGCTGCTGGCAAGTTCTTTAAATATTCTCTTCCGATCCACATCTAG